The Opitutaceae bacterium nucleotide sequence CCGATTCGGGCTGGAGTACCTGGGCCCGCGGACCATCCGCGAAGGACACCGCCATGCATTCATCCATACTGCGGAAGAGATGCTGCGTCTGTGCCGGCTGGTGGGGCCGCTGACCGGGTTGCTCCTCGATTCCTGGCATTGGTTCACCGCGGGGGAGACGATCGATTCGATCCTGAAGCTCTCCGCATCGGACGTGGTTTATGTCCATGTCAACGACGCTCCGGAAGGGATCCCCCTCGACCAACAGATCGACAACCGCCGGTGTCTGCCCGGGGCGACCGGCGTGATCCCGATCGGTTCCTTCCTCGAGGCATTGGTCAGGATAGGTTACGATGGACCGGTGGTTCCTGAACCGTTTGACGCAAATCTGGCGACCATGGCCGACGACCGCGCCCGGGTCGCGGCGGCGGGAGACTCCATGCGGGCGATCTGGAAGGTCGCCGGGTTTTAGGAGGGGGACTTTCGTGCGCCGTCCGCTGATGAGGATGTCGCAACGCCGCTGCGCCGGTGTTCCCGTAAACTGCTACACTTCGACACAGCGAAGTGGCTACACCCGGGCGGAAAGAACAAATGTGGTTGCACTGGGCCGGTTCAGACACGCGTCCCGTTTGATCGGGACGCGTGCTTGCTTGAACCAACCATCTCTGAACCTACGGAACCCTGTGATTCCAGATGTCGCGGGCGTCTTCGCGATTATGACACAGGCTGGTGTGCGGACGAACCGAACACAGCTTGTTCATGCAGGTGACCTCGACGGTCCAATGCTCGGACGCCCACTCCCTGAAATCGGGCAGGGTTCCGCAGAAGGGGCACGGAAGCAGCGTGTCTTCCGAAAGTCTCTTGAGGGTCTTGGGGTCCCGGTGGAGCGAGTTCATCGGCATGATGCATCCTCCGGGTTGCCCTTTGGCATCGTCACGATCTGGTGACCGGGAACCTCAAGCAGGGAATGCCGCTTGCGTTTGCGGTTTTCCACCCAACTCATGCTGGAAACCGGGAACTCAATCACCGGCCGGGTGGAAGTTGGATGGG carries:
- a CDS encoding sugar phosphate isomerase/epimerase family protein, giving the protein MNPLFYSALSPGAVSLSPSDFAGAASLAAAGGFAGLEIPVTSLGAETDDASIRRILESNRLRPAGWGLPVEWRRDEAVWKEGLKNLPAWAKRAAALGSDRCSTWVLSFSDECAFDENLAFHVERLNPIAAILADHGCRFGLEYLGPRTIREGHRHAFIHTAEEMLRLCRLVGPLTGLLLDSWHWFTAGETIDSILKLSASDVVYVHVNDAPEGIPLDQQIDNRRCLPGATGVIPIGSFLEALVRIGYDGPVVPEPFDANLATMADDRARVAAAGDSMRAIWKVAGF